The sequence GGCAGACTTGATGATTGTGGCCGGTACAATTACTGATAAAATGGCTCCTATTGTGAAAAGAGTGTACGATCAGATGCCCGATCCCAAGTATGTAATCGCCATGGGAAGCTGCGCCATCAGCGGGGGCCCTTTTGCGGATTCCTACCATGTAGTGCCGGGCGCTGACCAGTTCCTGCCTGTGGATGTCTATATTCCTGGCTGTCCTCCCCGTCCGGAGGCGCTAATTCATGGTTTGCTGACTTTGAGGGACAAAGTCAAGAACCCGAAAGTGGTGATGAGGAAGCATGGATAGAATGATGGCTGTCGATGAAGTCGTGGCCAAGCTGGCCGGCAAGTATCCTGAACAAGTG comes from Clostridia bacterium and encodes:
- a CDS encoding NADH-quinone oxidoreductase subunit B; amino-acid sequence: MAVNNNNQKPLSPEEEMVRKNIILASIDQVLDYARAHSFWPVTFGLACCAIEMMAAGGARYDVARFGYEVFRPSPRQADLMIVAGTITDKMAPIVKRVYDQMPDPKYVIAMGSCAISGGPFADSYHVVPGADQFLPVDVYIPGCPPRPEALIHGLLTLRDKVKNPKVVMRKHG